One stretch of Tepiditoga spiralis DNA includes these proteins:
- a CDS encoding ATP-binding cassette domain-containing protein translates to MIFGIGIFILIWYIASLFYNPIILPDPFLTLHTLFNLMMNQSFWIQFFDTLLKSLLGFTLSILIGVPIGFASGINKKFKSFIRPIIMLFQGAPIVSYIAIIMLWFGIGFYTPMFVAFIVIFPTIVLNVSQGIESTDKKLLEMAKVYNIKKSDTIKFIYLGSVFPFIISTLKIVSGTLWKATVVGEFLGGSRGLGYALSISKISLNTDEVFAYTLFLIIVGIIFERLILKINFKLKLPEKKCIEKTREIYKITPASIKIQNLKKSFNTEIISNFSTLIDQSETFAIIGDSGSGKTTILNILSNLIPKTSGTIEKNFKRLAYIFQEDRLIPWMNVEDNIKIVNQNISKEVFVETLKTLKIYDKIKSFPHELSGGMKKRVNIARALIYFPDIILMDEPFSSLDIKIKHEIILDFLKLKEKYKFSIIIVSHDPYELSMLADSTVFLYGTPSISSEKTTYKKAINRNKKENELIYLEIKNKILGEEYEKY, encoded by the coding sequence ATGATATTTGGAATAGGTATATTTATACTTATATGGTATATAGCAAGTCTTTTTTATAATCCAATTATTTTACCAGATCCATTTTTAACTCTTCATACTCTTTTTAATTTAATGATGAATCAATCTTTTTGGATACAATTTTTTGATACATTATTAAAGAGTTTGCTTGGATTCACTTTAAGTATTTTAATTGGAGTACCTATTGGTTTTGCTTCTGGAATAAATAAAAAATTTAAGAGTTTCATTAGACCTATTATAATGCTTTTTCAGGGTGCACCTATTGTATCTTACATTGCAATAATAATGCTTTGGTTTGGTATTGGATTTTATACACCTATGTTTGTTGCCTTTATAGTTATATTTCCAACTATCGTTTTAAATGTATCTCAAGGAATTGAATCAACTGATAAAAAACTTTTAGAAATGGCTAAAGTTTATAATATAAAAAAAAGTGATACTATAAAATTTATTTATCTTGGATCCGTTTTTCCATTTATTATTTCAACTTTGAAAATAGTTTCTGGAACTCTTTGGAAAGCAACTGTAGTTGGAGAATTTTTAGGTGGTAGTAGAGGCTTAGGATATGCTCTTTCTATTTCTAAAATATCTTTAAATACAGATGAAGTATTTGCCTATACTTTATTTTTAATAATAGTTGGAATAATTTTTGAAAGATTAATTTTAAAAATTAATTTTAAGTTGAAACTTCCAGAAAAAAAGTGTATTGAAAAAACTAGAGAAATTTATAAAATAACTCCAGCTTCAATTAAAATACAAAATTTAAAAAAGAGTTTCAACACTGAAATTATCTCTAATTTTTCTACTTTAATTGATCAATCTGAAACATTTGCTATAATAGGTGATTCAGGATCTGGAAAAACAACCATTTTAAATATTTTATCTAATTTAATTCCAAAAACTTCTGGAACAATTGAAAAAAATTTTAAAAGGTTAGCTTATATATTTCAAGAAGATAGATTGATACCTTGGATGAATGTAGAAGATAACATAAAAATAGTAAATCAAAATATTTCAAAAGAGGTTTTTGTAGAAACTTTAAAAACTTTAAAAATATATGATAAAATAAAAAGCTTTCCACATGAACTTTCTGGAGGAATGAAAAAAAGAGTTAATATAGCAAGAGCTTTAATATACTTTCCAGATATAATATTAATGGATGAACCTTTTTCATCATTAGATATAAAGATAAAACATGAAATAATCTTAGATTTTTTAAAATTAAAAGAAAAGTATAAATTTTCCATAATAATTGTTTCTCATGATCCTTATGAACTTTCTATGTTAGCTGATAGTACTGTATTTCTTTATGGCACACCTTCTATTTCTTCAGAAAAAACAACTTATAAAAAAGCTATAAATAGAAATAAAAAAGAAAATGAATTAATTTACTTAGAAATAAAAAATAAAATATTAGGAGAAGAATATGAAAAATATTAA
- the xth gene encoding exodeoxyribonuclease III, which produces MKIISWNVNGIRAILKKNLIEFLEVQNPDILCIQETKAHEEQLTKKFLSYGDWYKYFFSAQKKGYSGVATFTKIKPIEVLNGFNIDKFDSEGRVLITEFNEFSLFNIYFPNGKSKKERLEYKMEFYNYLLDYLKEYKKKQKNIIICGDVNTAHTEIDLARPKENSKVSGFLPIEREWIDKLLESGFVDFFRKFNKNPNNYTWWDYKTRARERNVGWRIDYFFVSKDFEKNIKNAYILPEIMGSDHCPIVLEIK; this is translated from the coding sequence ATGAAAATAATATCTTGGAATGTAAATGGAATTAGAGCAATATTGAAAAAAAATTTAATTGAATTTTTAGAAGTTCAAAATCCAGACATTCTTTGTATACAAGAAACAAAAGCTCACGAAGAACAACTAACAAAAAAATTTTTGTCTTATGGAGATTGGTATAAATATTTTTTTTCTGCTCAAAAAAAAGGATACAGCGGAGTTGCTACCTTTACCAAAATAAAACCAATTGAAGTCTTGAATGGTTTTAATATAGATAAATTTGATAGTGAAGGAAGAGTTTTAATTACAGAATTTAATGAGTTTTCTTTATTTAATATTTACTTTCCAAATGGAAAATCAAAAAAAGAACGTTTAGAATACAAAATGGAGTTTTATAATTATCTATTAGATTATTTAAAAGAGTATAAGAAAAAACAAAAAAATATAATTATATGCGGAGATGTAAATACTGCCCATACAGAAATAGATTTAGCTCGTCCAAAAGAAAACTCAAAAGTTTCTGGTTTTTTACCTATTGAAAGAGAATGGATAGATAAATTATTAGAAAGTGGATTTGTTGATTTTTTTAGAAAATTTAATAAAAATCCTAATAATTATACCTGGTGGGATTACAAAACAAGAGCACGCGAAAGAAATGTAGGATGGAGAATTGATTACTTCTTTGTTAGCAAAGATTTTGAAAAAAATATAAAAAATGCTTATATCCTTCCAGAAATTATGGGGTCTGATCATTGCCCAATAGTATTAGAAATAAAATAG
- the rimP gene encoding ribosome maturation factor RimP: MDTIKEKIFKKAEEFAKEMNLEIFDIKINKTKRKNRVEIIIDKLEKYVGIEDCRKFSVKIEPWFDEEDLFNGSYDLIVSSPGLDRPLRGINDYKRFKGKLAKFYFIEKVGNKTSLIAFIEDILDDELLLKTKNNKKYNIKIKNIKNSNLEIDF; encoded by the coding sequence ATGGATACTATAAAAGAAAAAATTTTTAAAAAAGCTGAAGAATTTGCCAAAGAAATGAACTTAGAAATATTTGATATAAAAATAAATAAAACCAAAAGAAAAAATAGAGTTGAAATAATTATTGATAAATTAGAAAAATATGTCGGCATAGAAGATTGTAGAAAGTTTTCAGTTAAAATTGAACCTTGGTTTGATGAAGAAGATCTTTTTAATGGAAGTTATGATTTAATTGTTAGTTCCCCTGGATTAGACAGACCTCTAAGAGGTATAAATGATTATAAAAGATTTAAAGGTAAATTAGCAAAATTTTATTTTATTGAAAAAGTTGGAAACAAAACAAGTTTAATTGCATTCATTGAAGATATACTCGATGATGAATTACTTTTAAAAACTAAAAATAATAAAAAATATAATATAAAAATAAAAAATATAAAAAATTCAAATTTAGAAATAGATTTTTAA
- a CDS encoding carbon starvation protein A, which translates to MNSLLLMVITFLGYIVAYQFYGKFIGHKIFQLTNKNKMPAHEFEDGVDFVPTKKHIVLGHHFTTIAGTGPIVGPAIGIIWGWGPALLWIFFGSIFMGAVHDFSALIISARNQGRTLGDLTGNLISPSTKYAFQFIIQFLLWIVLAIFAMIMGILFVKYPQSVFPVWMEIPIAMWLGYEIKKGKSDTLYSIIAVVLMYVTIFLGLYIPISLPGSANAQIITWAVILFGYVFIASTLPVQTLLQPRDYINSHELLIAMGLLVLGVVFAHPQMTAPVVNEAAKAAGTDIPNLMPILFITIACGAISGFHSLAASGTTVKQVDKEKDTLAIGYGGMILEGVLATIVLIAIGGGLGMGLASKDGTLLTGSAAYASHYASWAGAAGLGAKLEAVIVGAANLMTSIGIPKDLGMSIMAVFVVSFAGTTLDSATRIQRFSFQEIMKKKDGKVMKPFDNRFISTGIVVILAAILTFLQPGGKGALILWPMFGALNQLLAALALLIATVYLSSKGKNILVTFIPMVFMLIMTIWAMFINLNKFIGMKNGLLITLSVIIMLLTAWLLIGAFMALAKNLKNREVVIEEEE; encoded by the coding sequence ATGAATAGTTTGTTGCTCATGGTAATAACTTTTTTGGGTTACATTGTTGCATATCAGTTTTATGGTAAGTTTATAGGTCATAAGATTTTCCAATTAACAAACAAGAACAAAATGCCTGCACATGAATTTGAAGATGGTGTTGATTTTGTTCCAACTAAAAAACATATAGTTCTTGGACATCATTTTACAACAATTGCTGGAACTGGACCAATTGTTGGACCTGCAATCGGTATTATTTGGGGTTGGGGACCAGCTCTTTTATGGATTTTCTTTGGTTCAATTTTTATGGGTGCTGTTCATGATTTTTCTGCACTTATAATTTCTGCAAGAAATCAAGGAAGAACATTAGGAGATTTAACAGGAAATTTGATTAGTCCTTCAACAAAGTATGCTTTTCAATTTATAATTCAATTTTTATTGTGGATTGTTTTAGCTATATTTGCTATGATAATGGGTATATTATTTGTTAAATATCCACAATCAGTATTTCCAGTTTGGATGGAAATTCCAATTGCAATGTGGCTTGGTTATGAGATTAAAAAAGGAAAGAGTGATACTTTATATTCAATAATTGCTGTTGTTTTAATGTATGTTACAATTTTCTTGGGTTTATATATTCCAATATCTCTTCCAGGTTCTGCTAATGCACAAATCATTACATGGGCAGTAATATTGTTTGGTTATGTTTTTATAGCTTCAACATTACCAGTTCAAACTTTATTACAACCAAGAGATTATATAAATTCTCATGAACTTTTAATAGCTATGGGATTGTTAGTATTAGGTGTTGTTTTTGCACATCCACAAATGACTGCTCCAGTTGTTAATGAAGCAGCTAAAGCTGCTGGAACAGATATTCCAAACTTAATGCCTATTTTGTTTATAACAATAGCTTGTGGTGCAATATCTGGTTTCCATTCATTGGCAGCTTCTGGAACAACTGTTAAACAAGTTGATAAAGAAAAAGATACTCTTGCAATAGGATATGGTGGAATGATTCTTGAAGGTGTTTTAGCAACAATTGTATTAATTGCCATTGGTGGTGGACTAGGAATGGGATTGGCTAGTAAAGATGGAACTTTACTTACTGGTTCTGCAGCTTATGCTTCTCATTACGCTTCATGGGCTGGAGCAGCTGGTCTTGGAGCAAAATTAGAAGCTGTAATCGTTGGTGCAGCTAATTTGATGACTTCAATTGGTATACCAAAAGATTTAGGTATGTCAATAATGGCAGTTTTTGTAGTTTCTTTTGCTGGAACAACATTAGATTCTGCAACAAGAATTCAAAGATTCTCTTTCCAAGAAATAATGAAGAAAAAAGATGGAAAAGTTATGAAGCCATTTGATAATAGATTTATTTCAACTGGTATAGTGGTAATCCTTGCAGCTATATTGACATTCTTACAACCAGGCGGAAAAGGTGCTTTAATTTTATGGCCTATGTTTGGTGCTTTAAATCAATTGTTGGCAGCACTTGCTTTATTAATTGCAACAGTTTATCTATCAAGTAAAGGTAAAAATATATTGGTTACATTTATTCCAATGGTATTTATGTTAATAATGACTATTTGGGCAATGTTTATTAATTTAAATAAATTTATTGGTATGAAAAATGGTCTTTTAATAACATTATCAGTTATAATAATGTTATTAACAGCATGGCTTCTAATAGGGGCATTTATGGCACTTGCAAAAAATTTAAAAAATAGAGAAGTAGTAATTGAAGAAGAAGAATAA
- the infB gene encoding translation initiation factor IF-2, whose product MSKTRVYELAKELNISTKELMNYLEKELGLEIKSHMSTLDEDSIETIKEFYNSTKKKSNDNKKKIPNKNNSKVISNKNKIIKNEVKENKEIKEAKNETKKESSKEDNIKEIILSSNELKLDLLAKKLHKNQGDLIKSMFMKGIMIKPNQDLNIEIAEEIAMNFNYILTINDDEQTKPTETKQEKDILKERWEKIYSEKKDKFKDRAPVVTVMGHVDHGKTTLLDHIRKTQVADKEAGGITQSIGAYQTVYNGKKITFIDTPGHEAFTEMRARGAQSTDIVILIVAADDGVMPQTIEAYNHAKDAGVPIIVAINKVDKPNANVELTKQQLVAKLNLIPEDWGGDAITVPISAKSGMGVDDLLEMVLLVSEMQEIKCYPKGNARAIIIESKLDKFLGPVATVIVKDGILKNGDFFVAGSTFGKVRRLIDSNGKTIKQAGPSTPVQILGFDEVPSMHSILYAVNTLDEAREISSIAKEKEESKSKQKKHVKLEDFMNMMKENQKKILNIILKAGTYGEIEALKNSISKLKNSDIDIEIVHAGIGAITTSDVMLASASNAVILGFRVKADSKTLKMADKEEIQIKRYDIIFNLIDELKKALQGMLEPEEKEEITGSGKIKEVFKIKKVGNIAGIQLTDGYVSAEGRVRIYREGKLIQDVEIETLQHYKDIVKSVSAPQECGIKFVNFNDFNSGDELEFYKYIQIERTLNFNSKK is encoded by the coding sequence ATGTCAAAAACCCGTGTTTACGAATTAGCAAAAGAATTGAATATAAGTACAAAAGAATTAATGAATTATTTAGAAAAAGAACTTGGTTTAGAAATAAAAAGCCATATGAGTACATTAGATGAAGATTCAATAGAAACAATAAAAGAATTTTATAATTCTACAAAAAAGAAATCTAATGATAATAAAAAAAAGATTCCTAATAAAAATAATTCAAAAGTTATCTCTAATAAAAACAAAATAATAAAAAATGAAGTAAAAGAAAATAAAGAGATAAAAGAAGCTAAAAATGAAACAAAAAAGGAATCAAGTAAAGAAGATAATATAAAAGAAATAATTTTATCTTCTAATGAATTAAAACTAGATTTATTAGCAAAAAAATTACATAAAAATCAAGGCGATTTAATAAAAAGTATGTTTATGAAAGGAATTATGATAAAACCTAATCAAGATTTAAACATAGAAATAGCTGAAGAAATTGCTATGAATTTCAACTATATTTTAACAATAAATGATGATGAACAAACTAAACCTACTGAAACAAAACAAGAAAAGGATATATTAAAAGAAAGATGGGAAAAAATTTATTCTGAAAAGAAAGATAAATTTAAAGACAGAGCTCCTGTTGTAACGGTAATGGGGCACGTTGATCATGGTAAAACTACTTTACTAGATCACATAAGAAAAACACAGGTTGCCGATAAAGAAGCTGGTGGAATTACTCAATCTATCGGAGCTTATCAAACTGTTTATAATGGAAAAAAGATTACTTTTATTGATACACCTGGACACGAAGCTTTTACTGAAATGAGAGCAAGAGGAGCTCAATCAACTGATATAGTAATACTAATTGTTGCTGCGGATGATGGTGTAATGCCTCAAACTATAGAAGCTTATAACCATGCAAAAGATGCTGGTGTTCCAATAATAGTTGCTATAAACAAAGTTGATAAACCAAATGCAAATGTTGAATTAACTAAACAACAATTAGTAGCAAAGTTAAACTTAATTCCAGAAGATTGGGGTGGAGATGCAATAACTGTTCCTATATCAGCAAAATCTGGGATGGGTGTTGATGATTTATTAGAAATGGTTTTATTAGTTTCTGAAATGCAAGAAATAAAATGTTATCCAAAAGGAAATGCTAGAGCTATAATAATAGAGAGTAAATTAGATAAATTTCTTGGACCTGTTGCTACAGTAATTGTAAAAGATGGAATATTAAAAAATGGAGATTTTTTTGTTGCTGGAAGTACTTTTGGAAAGGTTCGTAGATTAATAGATAGCAATGGTAAAACTATAAAACAAGCCGGTCCATCTACTCCTGTACAAATTTTAGGTTTTGATGAAGTACCAAGTATGCATTCAATATTATATGCTGTAAATACTTTAGATGAAGCAAGAGAAATTTCTTCCATTGCAAAAGAAAAAGAAGAGTCTAAATCTAAGCAAAAAAAACATGTAAAATTAGAAGATTTTATGAATATGATGAAAGAAAATCAAAAGAAAATATTAAATATAATATTAAAAGCTGGTACATATGGTGAAATAGAAGCTTTAAAAAATTCAATTTCAAAATTAAAAAATTCAGATATTGATATAGAAATAGTTCATGCTGGAATTGGTGCTATAACAACAAGTGATGTTATGCTTGCTTCTGCTTCAAATGCTGTTATTTTAGGTTTTAGAGTAAAAGCAGATTCTAAAACTTTAAAAATGGCTGATAAAGAAGAAATTCAAATAAAAAGATATGATATAATCTTTAACTTAATTGATGAATTAAAAAAAGCTCTTCAAGGTATGCTTGAACCTGAAGAAAAAGAAGAAATAACTGGTAGTGGAAAAATAAAAGAAGTATTTAAAATAAAGAAGGTTGGTAACATAGCCGGTATTCAATTAACGGATGGTTATGTTTCTGCAGAAGGAAGAGTTAGAATTTATAGAGAAGGTAAATTAATTCAAGATGTAGAAATAGAAACTCTTCAACATTATAAAGATATAGTTAAATCTGTTAGTGCTCCACAAGAATGTGGAATAAAATTTGTAAACTTTAATGACTTTAATTCTGGTGATGAGTTAGAATTTTATAAATATATTCAAATTGAAAGAACATTGAACTTTAATTCTAAAAAATAA
- a CDS encoding L7Ae/L30e/S12e/Gadd45 family ribosomal protein: MNKEDKILGLIGFSSRTRSFVFGKDGIRSYIKSLQNKKVVIIASDTGKSTKDDTIKRCESFNVPCVVLKTKTKEDLSNALGKTEVSIVGIEDENIVKGILDLVGGDA, from the coding sequence GTGAATAAAGAAGATAAAATACTTGGGTTAATTGGTTTTTCATCAAGAACCCGAAGTTTTGTTTTTGGTAAAGATGGAATTAGATCTTATATCAAAAGTTTACAAAATAAAAAAGTTGTAATTATTGCTTCAGATACTGGAAAAAGTACAAAGGATGATACTATTAAAAGATGTGAATCTTTTAATGTTCCTTGTGTTGTTTTGAAAACAAAAACTAAGGAAGATCTTTCAAATGCACTTGGTAAAACTGAAGTGAGTATAGTTGGAATAGAAGACGAAAATATAGTTAAAGGTATTTTAGACCTAGTTGGGGGTGATGCTTAA
- a CDS encoding peptidylprolyl isomerase gives MKRVLLGFYILIFVAIGFSEPVSYLTSKDGKIYEKYFIDFETLKSEYLSSSNKEFFEKANTEYSIIKGLIDFLVIDKYLNDKNITIDSTSIKNNAQEMFNKYKNNENVLKIYGTLDDFYNYLKVQMWKNEIITKVKKVFFDEIKNEELDKYIKDNFYDIKNGYDRIKLKLITISNEASILSIKKEILDKKITFEDAAKKYSEDELSKNGGEIGWIDRNTKKYQPLFSLTINSTPNEVLGPIKIEDKYGLLLLEDKILMQTKEDILKDQYAVNKIKEIITQDKVSNWFKKYRDNYDFTVYYKPLIIEYRVDKAKDFKEKNALETLYREKLKTEKDIPDEWYLSYDKLSEYILKDRLSYKQDLTVYYNEIKKYPEYFGKNKEEIDKEIEKLKKIESTDDSTINVQKAVEKEDILNDLLYYSEFYTFKTIEEIKTEMKKIDEYISELEKIKRDFLIKLYKKNEDTENSAEIISTIFKKYPKDPYIKFEYTKLIYSKIKDLKSKDIEKLKQIKTIFESLLNEDSLSSKVKDEIKKYITEIKAEL, from the coding sequence ATGAAAAGGGTATTGTTGGGTTTTTATATTTTAATATTTGTAGCTATAGGCTTTTCAGAGCCAGTTTCCTATCTTACTTCTAAAGATGGAAAAATTTATGAAAAATATTTTATAGATTTTGAAACTTTAAAAAGTGAATACCTTAGTTCTTCAAATAAAGAATTTTTTGAAAAAGCTAATACTGAATATTCAATAATAAAAGGATTAATTGATTTTCTTGTAATTGATAAATATCTCAATGATAAGAATATAACTATTGATTCAACATCTATAAAAAATAATGCACAAGAAATGTTTAATAAATATAAAAATAATGAAAATGTTTTGAAAATATACGGAACACTTGATGATTTTTATAATTATTTGAAGGTTCAAATGTGGAAAAATGAAATTATAACAAAAGTAAAAAAAGTTTTTTTTGATGAAATAAAAAATGAAGAATTAGATAAATATATAAAAGATAATTTTTATGATATAAAAAATGGTTATGATAGGATAAAATTAAAATTAATAACAATTTCAAATGAAGCTTCTATATTGAGTATAAAAAAGGAAATATTGGATAAAAAGATTACTTTTGAAGATGCAGCAAAAAAATACTCTGAAGATGAATTATCTAAAAATGGTGGAGAAATTGGTTGGATAGATAGAAATACAAAAAAATATCAACCTCTCTTTTCATTGACTATAAATTCAACACCTAATGAAGTTTTAGGACCAATTAAAATAGAAGATAAATATGGACTTCTTCTTTTAGAAGATAAAATTTTAATGCAAACTAAAGAAGATATTTTAAAGGATCAGTATGCAGTTAATAAAATAAAAGAAATAATAACTCAAGATAAAGTTTCAAATTGGTTTAAAAAATATAGAGATAATTATGATTTTACTGTATATTATAAACCATTAATTATAGAATACAGAGTTGATAAAGCAAAAGATTTTAAAGAAAAAAATGCATTAGAAACACTTTATAGAGAAAAATTAAAAACTGAAAAAGATATACCAGATGAATGGTATTTATCTTATGATAAATTATCTGAATATATTTTAAAAGATCGTTTATCTTATAAACAAGATCTAACTGTGTATTATAATGAAATAAAAAAATATCCAGAATACTTTGGAAAAAATAAAGAAGAAATCGATAAAGAAATTGAAAAATTAAAAAAAATAGAATCAACAGATGATTCTACTATAAATGTTCAAAAAGCCGTTGAAAAAGAAGATATATTGAATGATTTACTCTATTATTCTGAATTTTATACTTTTAAAACAATTGAAGAAATCAAAACCGAAATGAAAAAAATAGATGAGTACATAAGTGAGTTAGAAAAAATTAAAAGAGATTTTTTAATAAAACTTTATAAGAAAAATGAAGATACTGAAAATTCTGCTGAAATAATAAGTACAATCTTTAAAAAATATCCAAAAGATCCTTATATAAAGTTTGAATATACAAAATTAATATACAGTAAAATAAAAGATTTAAAATCTAAGGATATTGAAAAATTAAAACAAATAAAAACTATTTTTGAAAGCTTATTAAATGAAGATTCTTTGAGTTCTAAGGTTAAAGATGAAATAAAAAAATATATTACAGAAATAAAAGCAGAGCTTTAG
- a CDS encoding Fur family transcriptional regulator, whose translation MSNQDLLKNTLKNRKQRMTAQRELILRIFMESNGKAMNIDDVFMEIRKKRNHRTSKMTVKRAIDLLVELNILNEVNYEDEGTKYEYIFKEKNMENIIFVCENCNKATSFSIPKEKILSLLPEDIKGFQIKNTMIKITGYCPECSKALIEDVKETIIK comes from the coding sequence ATGTCAAATCAAGATTTATTAAAAAATACTTTAAAAAACAGAAAACAGAGAATGACGGCTCAAAGAGAATTAATATTAAGAATTTTTATGGAATCAAATGGAAAAGCAATGAATATAGATGATGTTTTTATGGAAATAAGAAAAAAAAGAAATCATAGAACAAGTAAAATGACAGTAAAAAGAGCAATAGATCTTTTAGTTGAATTAAATATCTTAAACGAAGTAAACTATGAAGATGAAGGAACAAAATATGAATATATTTTTAAAGAAAAAAATATGGAAAATATAATTTTTGTCTGTGAAAATTGTAATAAAGCTACATCTTTTTCAATTCCAAAAGAAAAAATTTTATCATTACTACCAGAAGATATAAAAGGATTTCAAATAAAAAATACAATGATAAAAATAACAGGTTACTGTCCAGAATGTTCAAAAGCTTTAATAGAAGATGTAAAAGAAACTATAATTAAATAA
- a CDS encoding HD domain-containing protein — translation MDRNEAILKVKKHIQTENLVTHSLAVGAIMKELGEKLNKDSNIWEVTGILHDLDYEETKENPDIHAIKTVEILKDQITPEMKDAILAHNEKKELETDIEFALYASDQLSGLITAAVYVRPSKSINDLTVKSLKKKFKDKAFARGANREHIKQIEKLGLELNEFFEIGISGMKKISNELGL, via the coding sequence ATGGATCGAAATGAAGCAATTTTAAAAGTAAAAAAACATATACAAACAGAAAATTTAGTAACTCATTCATTAGCAGTTGGAGCTATTATGAAAGAGCTTGGAGAAAAATTAAATAAAGATTCTAACATATGGGAAGTAACAGGTATACTTCATGATTTAGATTATGAAGAAACAAAAGAAAATCCAGATATTCATGCTATAAAAACTGTGGAAATATTAAAAGATCAAATCACTCCTGAAATGAAAGATGCAATTCTTGCACACAATGAAAAAAAAGAATTAGAAACTGACATTGAATTTGCATTGTATGCATCCGATCAATTATCTGGATTAATTACAGCTGCTGTTTATGTAAGACCTTCAAAAAGCATTAATGATTTAACTGTAAAATCATTAAAGAAAAAATTTAAAGACAAAGCTTTTGCAAGAGGAGCTAATAGAGAACATATCAAGCAAATTGAAAAATTAGGATTAGAGTTAAATGAGTTTTTTGAAATTGGTATATCTGGAATGAAAAAAATTTCTAATGAGTTGGGTTTATAA
- the nusA gene encoding transcription termination factor NusA: MNINLLDALDTFEKEKGIKREVLIEIIQKSIKSAYKKNYGTKNVEVEIDKSLTSISVYQIWHIVENVEDPTEEISLEEAKKISSKAEIGGEIRKKVNLKKDFKRIAAQTAKQVILQNIKELEKNALYDRYAPLKNKLTSAEVMKVTEQYAEIRIGKLETKLPEKEMIPGEILKQGDLIKVHIKDIQKTTKGPKIMVSRVTNELIIELLKSIVPEVEKGIVEIVKIYREPGIRSKIAVISHSKEIDPVGSCIGENSMRISELLNEVKNEKIDIIEYSEDITQFIKNALAPAEVVNVEINENEKSAIVYVPKTQFSLAIGKGGQTARTAAKITGWKIDIHTV, translated from the coding sequence ATGAATATAAATTTACTAGATGCACTTGATACTTTTGAAAAAGAAAAAGGAATAAAAAGAGAAGTTTTAATTGAAATCATTCAAAAATCAATAAAAAGCGCCTATAAAAAAAATTATGGTACAAAAAATGTAGAAGTTGAAATAGATAAAAGCTTAACTTCTATAAGTGTTTATCAAATTTGGCATATTGTAGAAAACGTAGAAGACCCCACAGAAGAAATTTCTTTAGAAGAAGCTAAAAAAATATCTTCTAAAGCAGAAATTGGTGGAGAAATTAGAAAAAAAGTAAACTTAAAAAAAGATTTTAAAAGAATTGCTGCTCAAACTGCAAAACAAGTTATATTACAAAATATAAAAGAATTAGAAAAAAATGCTTTATATGATAGATATGCACCTTTAAAAAACAAATTAACAAGTGCAGAAGTTATGAAAGTAACAGAACAATATGCAGAAATAAGAATTGGAAAGTTAGAAACAAAATTACCAGAAAAAGAAATGATTCCAGGAGAAATTTTAAAACAAGGAGATTTAATCAAAGTTCACATAAAAGATATTCAAAAAACAACCAAAGGACCAAAAATAATGGTTAGTAGAGTAACTAATGAATTAATAATAGAACTTTTAAAAAGTATTGTTCCTGAAGTAGAAAAAGGTATTGTAGAAATAGTAAAAATATATAGAGAACCTGGTATAAGATCAAAAATAGCTGTTATAAGTCATAGTAAAGAAATTGATCCAGTTGGATCTTGTATTGGAGAAAACAGCATGAGAATATCAGAACTATTAAATGAGGTTAAAAATGAAAAAATAGATATAATAGAATATTCAGAAGATATCACTCAATTTATAAAAAATGCTCTTGCTCCTGCAGAAGTTGTTAATGTTGAAATAAATGAAAATGAAAAAAGTGCAATTGTATACGTTCCTAAAACACAATTTTCTCTTGCAATAGGAAAAGGTGGTCAGACTGCAAGAACAGCAGCTAAAATTACAGGATGGAAAATTGATATACATACAGTTTAA